The following proteins come from a genomic window of Tenebrio molitor chromosome 9, icTenMoli1.1, whole genome shotgun sequence:
- the LOC138139253 gene encoding sepiapterin reductase-like, whose translation MTSIDFSKKAIVVVTGASRGIGRTIALEISRNLNQNSIIVLLARSEGDLEQTKNLIQEVDKSLTVITHAVDLATADVKTYEAILEKSTSAVDTTGIEFGIIFHNAGTTGDVKQTTDLTSYRAWREHFDLNLFSAAALNSVFIRKVRPIAPQLVVVNITSMCGRVPFKNLAMYCSSKASRELFFKVLALEEPNIIVFNYSPGPVDTAMFDNIIKDAQSEEVQNSFQKVKETTILTPEQTVAKLLALLEKGDFKSGDTVDYYDRI comes from the coding sequence ATGACTTCGAtcgatttttccaaaaaagcTATTGTTGTAGTCACTGGCGCTTCTAGAGGCATCGGGCGAACGATTGCGCTGGAAATATCGCGCAACCTGAACCAAAACTCCATAATCGTGCTGTTGGCGCGCTCAGAGGGTGACCTTGAACAGACCAAGAATCTCATCCAAGAGGTGGACAAGTCTCTGACGGTCATCACCCACGCCGTAGATCTGGCCACCGCGGATGTGAAAACGTATGAAGCAATCCTCGAGAAGTCTACAAGCGCGGTCGACACGACCGGGATCGAGTTCGGGATTATATTCCACAACGCCGGTACCACTGGAGATGTGAAGCAAACGACCGATTTGACCTCGTACCGGGCGTGGCGGGAGCACTTCGACCTCAATTTGTTCTCTGCGGCGGCGCTCAACTCCGTTTTTATCCGCAAGGTGCGCCCGATCGCGCCTCAACTGGTCGTCGTCAACATCACGTCGATGTGCGGGAGGGTCCCCTTCAAGAATCTGGCCATGTACTGCTCGTCCAAGGCCTCGAGGGAGTTGTTTTTCAAGGTTTTGGCCCTCGAAGAACCCAACATAATCGTCTTTAATTATTCCCCAGGTCCGGTCGACACGGCGATGTTTGATAACATCATAAAGGATGCGCAGAGCGAGGAGGTACAAAACAGCTTCCAGAAGGTGAAAGAAACGACGATTTTGACACCGGAACAGACCGTCGCCAAGTTGCTGGCGCTTCTTGAGAAAGGCGACTTCAAATCCGGGGACACCGTCGATTATTACGATagaatttag